A single window of Cottoperca gobio chromosome 9, fCotGob3.1, whole genome shotgun sequence DNA harbors:
- the tet3 gene encoding methylcytosine dioxygenase TET3 isoform X3, translated as MEIGSHDRLQEGALSLELANGVNRYPNNDATSMDTEQQRAGSVPPRQCWVSGHGKVSDTQQQQPCWNSSSGTTHGEPVHHADMEDAHNLVAFSAIAGSLPPSSSSSCLVQPNTAQLYEKFTNEVGAEGAQAKPSAGAPDGSCQTPEDLNSLQTALSQAKHGNKPPNCNCDGPECPDYLEWLEKKIKLANSEDQGACKMADAPPNLQPHLLQPHLQHHSQPYPQMNGGHHLSSSYPQQQQGGQGPHPVQVPCTKPPIPCSPQVLSIAKEKNISLQTAIAIEALTQLSGTGPHAAGSPVQVPYNSNLHHHQHTHNLLSQPPNGTSLIPSSPGAHSSSSRSQSVPPGLDNIQQAQVSCEHHRPQSQGQPPHATTLPSSTSPFPGQGKHTGFSLNPQQWQQNSGRGSEQRNPWMCVKSEPQSHYAAAPHSSSDPMSELKQLLGNTSGKFSNANFKLPVTQQISLNQNGGVLVQDNPALARIKQEPDSGEHYHHTASMGHYGMANGQQLGQHYPGTPLSPGQAAIRHSTQAALQQHLHYKRNLFSNHSPGFGAPGPRAPLACQNLKKWWPQMEAEGLPHLAIKQEPKEPKKRKSSQGSPVIKAMSGMLAVPPLPKPKQIVIKKTKQKASLPTFLPQNQISVQKPSVLMMDRTAALASLQQCSLPSLPLHSNSTQAAAAGLPAPAQSQVSLFNSSMTPLSTVSALSENTPAPMAPLPLPVAHATVGSLAPSNTSTTTPVTSTCPSSTSQLQSVMNIDPKYEDLIRQFEAEFGDSASDAPAIQPMEDTATAPQPRNQSETSPQDLSHTSSSIPHMTPLIRTTQTSSAPHPGDQEIEVNKDKTGNQSEATLNKAATESPMGDVSLYQEAIPDKQQQQPSVLEDTFSMPCTPLPKRMKIESSGDITVISTTCYSEEDTPTKDSLPSSPSLRGFIESPLRYLDTPTKTLLDTPSKDLQAEFPTCTCVEQILEKDEGPYYNHLGSGPTVASIRDLMETRYGEKGQAIRIEKVLYTGREGKSSRGCPIAKWVIRRGSETEKLLCLVRQRAGHHCANAVIIILIMAWEGVPKPLADKLYRELSGTLTQYGNPTSRRCGLNDDRTCACQGKDSESCGASFSFGCSWSMYFNGCKYARSKTPRKFRLQGDRPEEEDKLGDNLQHLATEVAPLYKQLAPQAYSNQCQTEAKAPDCRLGLKEGRPFSGVTACMDFCAHAHKDQHNLYNGCTVVCTLTKEDNRSVKEIPEDEQLHVLPLYRISQTDEFGSEEAQRLKMQTGAIHVLQAFPREVRKLPEPAKSCRQRRLEAKKANSEKKKNKLLQQAGETPEKTVVKAEVCVTGSPQSQDNKAIIKQEVKPNIKKEPFNGSIDGYPVQAADPFNRMYPHLAYYARGGLPPTGQPPAPDPVNGYHHNLPPMHYGYYNYPPNALFRPKLRTYEGRNGSLPKAGSKAVQVDTKPDIQSLQARLAQSYPSHPEHANQANHSAYIQPADYNQSRPSSVCSDSSNRGTPLIKQEPMDVPVYEGTMQSESGPNTPSTTPQPAPWPGHKLNGSIVHTNWEGHLNPKLSAEASLLNSDKQQQQQHHHQQQQQHHSPYPQQWTSYPGSNPHMASPAPSPSLQVHPSPSPSPHLGTALPGNIHQGSIRPGTPQPGGSHSGSVTPQPGTPRHWASPAPSPQPNPWAMGPAAYSPGLKHSNPAGAYPDKIWSKTGESRCPTPHGLQENAWKSCGGSLAGSTLSPAPEGRLFPDALQQSDQACWNPSQAESNAESNKGRMDEDEVWSDSEHNFLDSNIGGVAVAPAHGSILIECARRELHATTPLTKPDRSHPTRISLVFYQHKNLNQPLHGLAIWEAKMKLLAERALQRQQEAVLLGLSQEDIKALGKKRKWGATAAGASPGPGQSMDKREGPVTRLAPTFHTSSMVTVSPYASTRLTGPYSHFV; from the exons ATGGAAATTGGGTCACATGACCGCCTCCAGGAAGGCGCGCTGAGCCTGGAACTGGCCAATGGGGTGAATCGCTACCCCAATAATGATGCGACATCTATggacacagagcagcagagggcaGGGAGCGTGCCTCCAAGGCAGTGCTGGGTGTCAGGACATGGCAAGGTCAGTGACACCCAACAACAGCAACCATGTTGGAACAGCAGCAGTGGTACAACCCATGGGGAACCTGTCCACCACGCAGACATGGAGGATGCCCACAACCTGGTGGCATTTTCTGCTATTGCCGGCTCCTtgcctccttcttcctcctcttcctgccttGTGCAGCCGAACACTGCCCAGCTGTATGAGAAGTTCACCAATGAGGTGGGTGCTGAGGGGGCTCAGGCCAAACCCTCTGCAGGAGCTCCTGATGGAAGCTGCCAAACTCCAGAAGACCTGAACAGTCTACAGACAGCACTGAGCCAAGCCAAGCATGGAAACAAGCCCCCTAACTGCAACTGTGATGGGCCTGAATGTCCAGACTACCTTGAGTGGCTGGAGAAGAAGATTAAGTTGGCAAACAGTGAGGATCAAGGTGCCTGCAAGATGGCGGATGCTCCCCCAAATTTACAGCCTCACCTACTGCAACCACATTTGCAGCATCACTCTCAGCCCTATCCCCAGATGAATGGTGGCCACCATTTGTCTTCTTCATACCcccagcagcaacagggaggTCAAGGCCCTCACCCAGTCCAAGTGCCCTGCACCAAACCCCCCATACCctgctctccccaggtgctctCCATAGCCAAGGAAAAGAACATCAGTCTTCAGACAGCCATCGCCATAGAAGCCCTGACGCAGTTATCTGGAACTGGTCCGCATGCTGCCGGCTCTCCAGTTCAAGTTCCCTACAACAGTAACCTCCATCACCACCAACATACCCATAACCTTCTATCTCAGCCCCCCAATGGCACTAGCTTGATCCCGTCCTCTCCCGGTGCCCACTCATCTTCCTCACGCTCTCAATCTGTCCCTCCAGGACTAGACAATATTCAGCAGGCCCAAGTGTCCTGTGAGCACCACAGGCCCCAATCCCAGGGCCAGCCACCCCATGCTACCACTCTTCCATCCTCTACCTCTCCCTTCCCAGGTCAGGGAAAACATACAGGCTTCAGCCTTAATCCCCAGCAGTGGCAGCAGAACTCAGGCAGAGGTTCTGAACAGAGGAACCCATGGATGTGTGTAAAGTCTGAGCCCCAGTCCCATTACGCTGCTGCACCTCACAGCAGTTCAGACCCCATGTCAGAGCTCAAACAGCTGCTTGGAAACACCAGTGGAAAGTTCAGCAATGCTAATTTCAAGCTTCCCGTCACACAGCAGATCAGCTTGAACCAGAATGGAGGTGTCCTGGTCCAGGACAACCCAGCATTGGCCAGGATAAAGCAAGAACCAGACTCTGGTGAGCACTACCATCACACTGCCTCCATGGGACATTACGGCATGGCTAATGGTCAGCAGCTGGGTCAGCACTACCCTGGCACTCCCCTGTCTCCTGGCCAAGCAGCCATCCGCCACTCCACTCAGGCAGCTCTGCAACAGCACCTTCACTACAAGAGGAACCTCTTCTCTAACCACTCCCCAGGCTTTGGAGCACCAGGCCCTCGTGCTCCTCTGGCTTGTCAAAACTTGAAAAAATGGTGGCCACAGATGGAGGCAGAAGGGTTGCCACATCTGGCCATCAAACAGGAACCCAAGGAAcccaaaaagagaaaaagcagcCAAGGATCTCCTGTCATAAAAGCTATGAGTGGGATGCTTGCAGTCCCTCCCTTGCCCAAACCCAAGCAGATAGTCATCAAGAAGACCAAGCAGAAAGCCTCCCTGCCAACCTTCCTGCCTCAGAATCAGATCTCTGTACAAAAACCATCAGTCCTCATGATGGACAGAACCGCGGCCCTGGCCAGCCTGCAACAAtgttctctcccctctctgcccCTCCACAGTAACTCCActcaggctgctgctgcaggcctCCCCGCCCCAGCCCAATCTCAGGTATCCCTTTTCAACTCCTCAATGACTCCTTTATCCACTGTTTCTGCTTTGTCAGAAAACACTCCAGCCCCCATGGCCCCTCTTCCCCTACCTGTTGCCCATGCTACAGTGGGCAGCCTGGCCCCCAGTAACACCAGCACCACCACACCTGTGACCTCCACATGTCCATCCAGCACCTCACAATTACAGAGTGTCATGAACATAGATCCAAAATATGAAGATCTGATCCGCCAGTTTGAGGCTGAATTTGGTGACTCAGCCTCAGATGCACCTGCCATCCAGCCCATGGAGGACACTGCTACAGCCCCTCAGCCGAGGAATCAGTCCGAGACAAGTCCTCAGGACCTCAGTCACACATCATCTTCCATCCCCCATATGACTCCCTTAATTCGCACCACTCAAACTAGCTCCGCACCTCATCCAGGCGATCAGGAGATTGAAGTCAACAAAGATAAGACAGGGAACCAAAGTGAAGCAACCTTGAATAAGGCAGCCACAGAAAGCCCTATGGGGGATGTCTCTCTGTATCAGGAGGCCATTCCggacaagcagcagcagcagcccagtgTGTTAGAGGATACATTCAGCATGCCGTGTACTCCGCTGCCCAAACGCATGAAGATCGAATCCTCGGGTGATATAACAGTAATTTCCACCACATGCTATTCTGAGGAGGACACGCCCACTAAGGACAGTCTGccttcatctccatctctcaGAGGATTCATAGAGTCTCCTCTGCGCTACCTGGACACCCCCACCAAGACCTTGCTAGATACTCCTTCCAAGGATCTACAGGCAGAGTTCCCCACCTGCACCTGTGTGG AACAAATCCTGGAGAAGGATGAAGGGCCTTACTACAATCACCTGGGATCTGGACCGACTGTGGCCTCCATACGAGACCTGATGGAGACACG GTATGGCGAGAAGGGGCAGGCCATCCGGATTGAGAAGGTGTTGTACAcaggcagagagggaaagagctCACGAGGATGTCCTATTGCTAAATGG gtgatCCGTCGTGGCAGCGAGACAGAGAAGCTGCTGTGTCTGGTGCGTCAGCGTGCAGGACACCACTGTGCCAACGctgtcatcatcatcctcattatGGCCTGGGAAGGCGTCCCGAAGCCCCTGGCTGACAAGCTGTACCGCGAGCTAAGTGGCACCCTCACCCAATACGGCAACCCCACCAGCCGACGCTGTGGCCTCAATGATGA TCGGACCTGTGCGTGTCAAGGCAAAGACAGTGAATCCTGTGGCGCTTCCTTCTCCTTTGGCTGCTCCTGGAGTATGTACTTTAATGGCTGTAAGTACGCCCGAAGCAAAACGCCGCGCAAGTTCAGGCTACAAGGAGATCGCCCTGAAGAG GAGGATAAACTCGGGGATAACTTGCAGCATCTGGCAACTGAGGTGGCTCCTTTGTACAAGCAGCTGGCCCCGCAGGCCTACAGCAACCAG tgcCAGACGGAGGCGAAGGCTCCGGACTGCAGGCTGGGCTTGAAGGAAGGCCGGCCGTTCTCTGGAGTCACTGCTTGCATGGACTTCTGTGCCCACGCTCACAAGGACCAGCACAACCTCTACAATGGCTGCACAGTG gtgtgtACTTTGACTAAGGAGGACAACCGCTCAGTGAAGGAGATCCCTGAGGATGAGCAGCTCCACGTGTTGCCTCTTTACAGGATCTCCCAGACTGATGAGTTTGGCAGTGAGGAGGCCCAGCGTCTCAAAATGCAGACGGGAGCCATCCACGTGCTTCAGGCTTTCCCCCGTGAGGTACGCAAGTTGCCCGAACCTGCCAAGTCGTGCCGACAGCGCAGACTGGAGGCCAAGAAGGCCAActctgagaagaagaagaacaaactcTTGCAGCAGGCAGGGGAGACGCCAGAGAAGACAGTGGTGAAGGCCGAGGTCTGCGTCACCGGGTCCCCTCAATCTCAAGACAACAAAG caATTATAAAACAAGAGGTGAAGCCCAATATCAAGAAGGAGCCCTTCAATGGATCCATAGATGGATACCCTGTGCAGGCAGCAGACCCATTCAACAGGATGTATCCACACCTTGCCTACTATGCAAGAGGAGGCCTCCCCCCAACTGGCCAGCCCCCTGCACCCGACCCAGTAAACGGTTATCACCACAATCTCCCCCCAATGCACTATGGCTACTACAACTACCCCCCCAATGCACTTTTCCGCCCTAAGCTGAGGACCTACGAGGGTCGAAATGGCTCTTTGCCCAAAGCAGGCAGCAAGGCTGTCCAGGTCGACACGAAGCCGGATATTCAGAGCCTTCAGGCCCGTCTGGCCCAGTCCTACCCGAGCCACCCAGAGCACGCCAACCAAGCAAACCACAGCGCTTACATCCAGCCTGCAGACTACAACCAGTCCCGTCCTTCCTCTGTCTGCTCCGACTCCTCCAACAGAGGCACTCCACTCATCAAACAGGAGCCTATGGACGTACCAGTCTACGAAGGCACAATGCAGAGCGAGTCTGGTCCCAACACACCCAGCACCACTCCCCAGCCTGCACCCTGGCCAGGGCACAAGCTTAATGGAAGTATCGTCCACACTAACTGGGAAGGCCATCTGAATCCTAAACTAAGTGCTGAAGCCTCTTTGTTGAATTCggacaagcagcagcagcagcaacatcatcatcagcagcagcagcagcatcactcTCCTTACCCGCAGCAGTGGACATCCTACCCTGGCTCAAATCCCCACATGGCTTCCCCTGCCCCATCGCCATCACTGCAGGTACatccctctccatctccatccccTCACCTAGGCACAGCGCTCCCAGGAAACATACACCAAGGGTCAATACGCCCAGGTACACCACAGCCTGGCGGCTCTCACTCAGGCTCAGTTACACCACAGCCAGGAACCCCCAGACACTGGGCCAGCCCGGCTCCCAGTCCTCAGCCAAATCCGTGGGCCATGGGGCCGGCGGCATACAGCCCTGGTTTGAAGCACAGCAACCCCGCAGGAGCCTACCCTGACAAGATCTGGTCCAAGACCGGGGAAAGTCGGTGTCCCACTCCCCATGGGCTGCAGGAGAACGCCTGGAAGTCTTGTGGAGGTTCGTTGGCGGGCAGCACCCTGTCCCCTGCCCCCGAGGGTCGCCTCTTCCCTGACGCCctgcagcagtcagatcagGCCTGCTGGAATCCCAGCCAAGCCGAGAGCAACGCCGAGAGCAACAAGGGCCGCATGGACGAAGATGAGGTGTGGTCCGACAGCGAGCACAACTTCCTGGATTCCAACATTGGCGGTGTAGCGGTAGCACCGGCCCATGGCTCCATCCTGATTGAATGTGCCCGTCGGGAACTACACGCTACCACTCCGCTCACAAAGCCTGATCGCTCCCACCCCACCCGCATCTCCCTGGTCTTCTACCAGCACAAGAACCTCAACCAGCCCTTGCACGGCCTGGCGATATGGGAGGCCAAAATGAAGCTGCTGGCAGAGCGAGCGCTGCAGAGGCAGCAGGAAGCGGTTCTCCTCGGCCTCTCCCAGGAGGACATCAAGGCCCTCGGGAAGAAACGCAAATGGGGGGCTACGGCGGCAGGTGCCAGTCCAGGACCTGGACAATCTATGGACAAGAGGGAGGGGCCGGTGACGCGGTTAGCCCCCACGTTCCACACTTCCTCTATGGTTACTGTGTCTCCCTATGCCTCCACCCGCCTCACTGGACCCTACAGCCACTTTGTCTGA